In Gossypium arboreum isolate Shixiya-1 chromosome 3, ASM2569848v2, whole genome shotgun sequence, the sequence atcaatttaatgaaataatttttaattattaaatagtaATTTAGATTCagtcatattttcatataaatttgttAGTCTTGTGTTTGATTTTGAAATGATgcttttcaattgttttattcaATATTATTTAAAAGTATGTGAAGATAAAAATActataataacaatattaattaccttttaaaataaatagtattttaataattttacaattgAATTGATATCAAGTCGACTCATGACACTAACTCAAATGAaccattttatatataatatagatATATACCAAATATTAAACTAATTACTCACGTTAATACACTAACTTTTCCTCCTATGGTATAATATATATTAGAATGATTTAAGTTTTAAATGTTTTCACgctataaaaattaataatttacattcactaataattaaaattaagttaactatatataaaaatagaatttcacacataatatttatattttaaaaatcaaaatattgtttattttttcgttcacaattatttaaattcattctaatattaattattatatttttaaatttaaagttttaatttAGTAACTATATCGTTAATGaaatattacaaattttattaaaattttaaaaataattaaatgtaatTTAATTAATACATACAAGTGAGACTCAACCTTACTTAAAACTCAATTAAGTTTTGAGTTTGATTAAAATACAAATTAAACTGAacaagttgatttgattaagcttatttattacaaaaattaatttaattcgcgTACTTGATTATTTTTGTttagtttgaaattatttttaaataataattaaaataaaatttaacaaaataataaatttcaattaaacTCGAAAACCTTTCGAAGTCAAGTATTAAAATCAACCTAGAACTCAACGTTAAcagtaatataaatatatatatatatatatatattgagtaaAATCCAAAAAACTTGCAAGGAATCAAATAAAGAGATGTATGAAACTTTATGATTTTCAGTTCATTGAGATGAAAACTACGTTAAAAATTTTCCAACTATATGAGAAATCAGAATCTAATGTAAATCCTCACATGGTGACTCAGAGCATCCTCTGCAAACTATGCCATATTTCTTTTATCCCTTTCTCCAAAACCCAACAACCCCAGGTAATAACATACATAATCAAACCTTATCATCTAACTTTTCATTATTTACAAGGGGAAGTAGTTCCATCTTCTTCCTAGGTGTCCGAGGTGTCCGGGGTGTTCCTGGAGTCTGTTGAGAGAGCATATGCCGCACGTATCCGTAAAATGTACATCCCAACAGTGTGATACCACAGCCAACAGCATTAAGACCCGAGATTGGGTTCCGGAATATCAGCCATGAAATCAACACGGCAACTGCTACCTGTATATGAAAAACATAAGAATGTTGAATGCTGAATTCGAAATGATAAACCGGAAATCTTTGAGGTGCCAGAGGTCTGCAACTATATAATACAAAACAAGATTTTCCAGATACTAAATGATATATGCAACAATTAGACAATGAATTTTGCATAAAGTTCGGTATAGGACAACCACAAATGGGCTCGAAAGATAGAGTGAGAGTAATGAGTAATATAACAGAACCAGAACGCAAGATGGATCTATTTTCACTCTACAAATCTCACCTTGAGGTTTCCGGCGACGTTAAACGTGACAGCAGTAGTTGAGTGAATCACATAAAAAATGGAGAAGTTAAGACAGAAAGCCAGCACTCCTGAGCTGAAAATAATGATGAGGGCTGCCCACGGGGCAGGGTGAGCATGAAACCAATCCATTACCCCATTTCCTTCGAGTAACAGTGCTGGTACTGCCAAGATCATGGTTGCAAAAGGTGCCATGTAGTAAACCGTGTTTATGCTACAAGAGTGAACAAAAAACCAAGGCCAGAAAACATGAGTTAATATATTCGACCGAAACCTTCTCCAGCAGTAAATAAGACAAGAGTAGCTATGATTCTTAAAGATACAAAGGGTTTATACTGCAATCAAGGGAGACAAAGGGTTGTGTCATCCATAAGTGAAAATCCGGGCTATCAGATGTTATGACGGCCAAAGTAATGCCAGTCATTCTATTAGTTAGCCAAAATAGCATAACAAAATGAGAAAATAggcatggttgtgtgaaatgcaAACAGTGGACCAAAGGATGACCGAGAAGTATCATAAAATTATATTGAAACAACACTCAGTTAAATGCAGAATTATCTAAATTTATGTGTTAACATTATAAGAATTTCCAAGCCTCTATACATTGAATCTGTCCTTAACTTCAACCTAGTTTTTCTTAATATAACCTTTTTGAAACTATCAAAGATGATCAAAAGGACAAAAAACAATCACGAGAATAACATAATTACCTGTCGAACTTGTATCCGTGCAGTAGAGATTCAGCAAGGATAGTCTTTGTAGAAGTAGCTAAACATCCAAATAAGGCAGCACAAAACCCAAACATGTTAAAACTAAGTTCTGTAACAGATGTTAGCAGAATTCCTCCGACAATAGGAACCAAAGAGGCCCAAATTCGCCTGTCAAAGTACTTTCTCCAAACTAGCCACTGCAGAAAAACTGGTAAAATGTACAAAGATCAGATATGGTGATGATATGCAGTCAGTTGTAACAAGGTAAGGTGCCCAAAAGTGTATAATCTATAAATCTCACCGGTGGTTGCTGGAGTGAATGATTTGATAGTCTGCATGAAAGAAACCGGGATATAGCGTAAGCTAACATTTCCCAACACTATGTTGATACAGAACACGAAAGACATAGGAAATATCCGTTTCCAGCGATCTTCAGGATCAACCGCTATTAGAGGTTTGAGCTTTAGCACTTTGATTACCAGATATGCTCCGATCGACGAGCATATGAAGTGAACGCATGATACTGAAAGgggaaacttgaaatccaatttctGTGAAAGAGGGGAAAAAAAAAAGCCATGTCCTCAGACCTTCGACTAAAGTACAAAAAATAATCAACCAACTCAATCAAAATGTAATTGTCAAGACACAAATTGAAGGTTAATGTTCAATCCACACTACATAAACGAAATAAACATTATAATACCAATATATGAGGaaccatacatatatatgtatgtatgtttgtatTCCTAGATCTGCTATAATGCACCTAGACAGAACTCAAAACTGAATCCAAATTCCTCTAACATGAACAAACTGGTAGACTAGTCATGACTCATGAATCTTTCTTCTAAGATGCATCATCTAAGTTCATAAATAATTGAAAGAAATGATAGAGATGGATTGTTGATATTATTTAATTCACaaattaaattataacatttaACCCTGGAAGCctgttcaaattttaaaacttttataaaacgtATTATTAGCAAATTATTGAGCTTAGCAACACAACTAAACAGAAATCTGTACTAATGAAATAATTAGATTAAAGAATAAGAGAATTCAGCTAAAACCCAATGTCAAAATCAATAAATGAAGTTAGAAACAAACCTGAAAGATCCATTTGTTCATGATTATAACAGTAACATTGAAACCCCACCATTGGAGAATCGCTAGAAGAGATCTGAAAACACCCCACTGGAGGAATCTCCCTTCTTCCATCACTCTCCCCCACCCCTCTCTCTCTCCCCCtctgtctctctctctctctgtctcTAGCACAGAAAGAACAAAAGCCCAGATCACCAAATTCGAAACCCAGCACAGAAATTTTGCTCTTAGATTATTGAAAGGTTTATATAAATAGAGGGAGTTTAAAAAAGAAAGCTAAAGAAACTGAGAGAGAGGTTGTAACGGTGGAGAAAGGCCTTCTTCCATGtgattctctctctctctctttgccTGGATTGAAGTTTAAACGTTATATATTGCCATGGAAATTTCGTTTATGATTTTGAAATGAGGGTACTAGTCTTCATAAGAAAATGGGATAAGAGCAGCCATTCGATGAATATACTTTTATTTTGACTTGTGACGTTGACTAGAGTTTCTTACATCCATATATTGTCTAATCATACAACTGGTCTCACTTTGATCAAACCTCGTATCAAAAACCATTTgtcaattaaatttattattaccaTAAACATCACAAATGAACTCTTTTGCACGtaattttacttaaataaattaaaaatgaaattaggTGTGAAGTAAGTAAAGATGTATCTCCTTTAATGCAAATTAAGTTTATAGATATAACAGTCCTCCCCTTAAAACTATTAATGAATATCCTTttacttttcattttattttctaaaGGAGAAGTAAACAAATATGAAactctatattttatttttaaatgagaataaaattaaattactccCTTTTTTTAGACAAAATATTCCTTCGAATAacccaattaatttaatttaatttattttgaataatatccGAAAAACTTACCTACACATGTCTCTTTTATACCATAATCTGAAAAATTATGACTTTTTATGCTCTATTCGTATCTCTTATAGGTATTTATTTATTCCTTTTCTATTATTTGTTTCATATTTCCTTTTAAATATCAATCCAAAAAAGAAATTTCCCATTTTAGAGATAATTCAAATAACAATCCATCAAAAGGAATTTTCCATTGAGATAATTCATTGGAAATTTAAAAgataattactatttttttaaacgagaatttgttatatatatatatttttaaagtattTGTTATTCATTGAAATATAGGTTTAAATTGCAAAGtggtatttaaattatattttttctaatttttttgtctCAAATAGTATCTAAATTGTATTCCATTATTTAAAGTGATATCTAAATTATACTCTATTACTCAAATTAATCCAACTGTTAAAAATTTCTTAACTAATCATTTCATGACATGTGatacttttatattaaaattaatttaataaaacttaattaaattaaaacttttctatGTTTTTTATCCTCTTTCCCTCCTCACGAttctttattatcttttaatgcATTTTTTTTAACTGTTAGATAACGGTTTTTGCAATTCTCTTGCTCTTTTGTCTTTTTCCTACTTAACTTGTCCAGGTATTTGGATTTCATGTTTTATcaagttttttctttttttaataataGAGGATCACTCAAAATTAAGATGCAAACTATATAGAAAAGAACGAAGAAagttatttttaagaaaaaaatgcgTAGGTTttgaatttgggtgagaaaagtaTTGAAATCaagatttaaaaaagaaaaataagcttGTTGAAAGTAGGGTTTGGATGAGTTTTTTAACAAGTTCTTGAATTTTCCGTCATCGGAGTTCTTAGATGAAGAATAAAAGAGATGAATctgtttataatttttaaaaaaatttagaaaataatatttaatgttTTTGAGTTTTTTAAGTTAAAAATTGTTTCGTGTCACAAAATGATTGATTAATTTAGGTAACGAAGTATAATTTATGTATCACTTTgaataacaaaatataatttagGTGTCACTTTTGACCAAATAAAAGTTCAGATTCCAACTTGGGAAAAAGTGAATAATTTAGGCACGACTCTGAGTAACGAAGTCTAATTTAGGTACtactttgataaaaaaaaaattagatatcaatttgagaaaaaaaggtATCGATCAAATACAATTTTGTGATTTAAGTGTAAAATATATAGATGGTAGATTAAATACACGTTTTGTGATCAAGTACATGCAAAGAGTGTTCTCTCTAGCCACTTCAACCTCCCATCCAACTCTATTGTTTTTGCCTCTAAGCCCTTGCAACTCAGGATTCTTGGGAAAAAACAAATTCTTTTTTATCCTCCCCATCTTTTATATTAATACATGTTCCCATCCTGTAACACCCAAATCCACCCTAGAAGTTGAGATCGAATCTGGAGGTGTTACACCAACACATTGAAAAATTGCTTTCAGTAAGTATTCAAAAAACCTTCAAAAGATTACTTGATTAGTAGGGAAAACCTTTTCagagttttaattttgaaaactaaaaTCCATTTTTTCAACTTGAGGAATTTTGCAGTTTCACGGTTGAGAATATCCGTTACCAATGAATTAATAACAACCTAAAAACGAGTTCAGAAACAGATTACAAATCTAAAGTTCAAACTAAAATAATTACGAAAATGATCGCATTTTCATACTTGCGAAAACAATCTAAGCTCCCACATGCCATCCGTTCCTAGTCAAAGGGTTACCTAAACAACCAAGAACAAACAAAAGAGTGATCTATGATGCTCAGTGAATAACCCAAATCAAATGAAGACCAAACAAAACACAACATACAAATCAGAATGATGCAATGAATTCAAAATGATCATATAACCAGAGCGAAACAAAATAGAAGATCACAGAGATTTCCATAACAGTTTTATAACTGAATAGAAGATGTATGAGTATGCCAATCCAGTATTCTTCATAAAAACATAATGCAAATTTTTCAGAAAATATCCTACCcaactccgctacacaccaaaGTAGAGTTTCCCTTGAActcatccaaccaaaacacactaaATAGGTTAACCCGAGTTGTCTGGCAATGATGACCCGCTACCCCAGGTTGCCCAAAAATGATGACGCATCACATTGCAGTTAAACTGTCATATTAGATACAAACGTGGTCAAGCCATTATGTTATAGCCTAGTTGCCAGAATAGATATTATGGATAACCTACCAAATAGTGCAAATCATTAAGCTGCTAGAGCTATCTCCTTTCACATTATCCCAAACCCCATGAAACGTGTCATGGCATACAAATACAGAATCAGAGTGATAAGTATATAGGTCATACTATCATACAATAACATAAACTGAAGGCATTGGAGTCCATGCTTTGTACTATAGATTTATCAAACCTCAACAGACCATATTAAATTTGCCATGAAGTCAAATGCATGGTTATAAATAAGAATCAGTACCAAACAATTGAACATATTCAGATATCACATACTCTTAAACAACAGAGTAATGCATAGGTATaccatcaaacttaacataatacGAATCATACTTGGATAATTCAAATACCTTAAGCAAGAACACATTACGCACTAATGGATCATACTTACTTGGGTTAAAACATATCAGACATACGTACTATTAACAGGTTATTCATTACCAGTTCATCATATATCAAGTTATATGGCCTAATTTAGATAATACGGACCCTATGGTAGGCTTACGTTCGATTCAAACAACGAATAAGACTCTagggaaaatttttaatttttggcccacacgcttgtgtggattCACACGACTTGGGTGTTTGGCCTGTGTGGTTCACACTGCctaacacacgcccgtatggccttcTTAACAtcttacacggcctagcacatgcccgtgtaacccaaaacctaaaatatCTCTCACACCGCCtgaacacacacctgtgtctctagCCCATATGACCCTATTTCTAAAAGAGTGAGTTACATGACTTGGACACACACTTGTGTCCCTGGCTCGTGTGTCTTTAATTGTAAAACAATAAGTTACATGGTATACGACATGGCCTACTAGACGGCTTTGTGGCATTGACAACCATGTTTTTCGATGTTCAAAAATCATAGAAAATTAGCTGGTATGGTTTCAATGCAGAAGCAACACAGACGATTCTGAAACCgacaaaaaaattaaacttaGAAGGAGAAGTCAGACCCCGTACAGAACCAATTTAACATAAGATAGCAAACAAAAAGACAATTTAAAGAGAAAAAATCAAAacgaaaagaaagaaaacaaaggaacaaaaataataaaaataaataaataaaaaaagtcaAGAACCCCAAAAGTTTTTTGAAGAAGTTTAGgtaacttaaaaagaaataaaactaCCTCTCAATGcagataaaaagaaaagaaactttcacaaggattcaaacacaagaccaaaGGGTATACAAAAGTTTAACCattgaaccagcaggctcattcttttCATTAATTGATCGAAAATAACTTATAACCTAAATGTCCCAAGATAGGGGTTTAATCAAATAGCAAAAATTCAAGAGGCATGATTTGAACCCAGAACCTCACACCTATAAACACAACACTTAAGCACTGAATCAAAACAAATTGCTTGCAAACTTTTCAAAATCGAGAGACGGCACTCTTGGTTTCATTAACTCAATTTCTTCTAacccgatttttgggatgttacacatcCCCTAATTTAACatcctaatttttttttcttttttcttgtgtgttgaaattttcaagtttaAAGATTTATTTCTCTCTCGCTTTGAGGGAGGCATAGTCATAGTTTTAAGTTGTGTTTGGGTTCATGGTGATATCATGGAGCTTGGTAACTTATAAAATTCACTTGTTGTATGAGTATGGCGTCATCACTCAAGAAATTAGGATCTCTTTGTAACTTGAGATCCAAGTTGGAGATGATTATATCGTCTATGGTTGAAGTGTAATTAGGGCTTCAAGGTTACAAAGCTTATGTAGTCAAAGGATGGAGCACAAAAAGGTATTAGTTTACGGTGGTTATATGGGCACGATAACGAGTTTATCCTCGTTAGAGAAGCATGCTTTATAAAACCCACATGGAAGTGTGAGGAAGAAAAATACAGGGGCTTTCCAGTATAATCAAGTAATTCGTGTTGTCCATGTCCACCAAAGATAATGACCCTGTTAGTAAAACCTTTTACACCTCAATTATGTCACAAGTTATAATAATGTGGTCATCACCTTTGGTGGACATTGATAAAATGAAATACTTGATTATATTAAAATGCCAATCTGTTTTTCTTCCTCATACTTCTGTTTGGGTTTTATAAAGCATTCTTCTCTGATGAGGAAAAACACGTTGTCATGCCTATATAACCACTTCCAACTGGGCCCCCCTTTATGCTCTATTTTTTGATAGCATAACCTTTGTAAACTTGAAGCCCTAGTTACACTTCAACCCTAAGTCAAATAATCACTGTGAACTAGGACCTTGAGTTACAACGCGACTCGGCTTCTCgggtgattgtaacaccccaaatctgacctagacgttatggctgaatctgacgatgtcacatggaatggaatttgAAATTGAATTTATCGAGTTAAAACTGTTTCTATTTATTAACTTCTTTCTATCTTTCATCAATCTCAAAACTATTTTCCCGTTAATTAGATTCGTTTAAGATCATATTCtgtagcggaagcttttaaaactgtGACATTTAAAGAAAATCATTTGCATTCAGGAAAAACTTTGTTTTGAATTAAACCAAGTTTTTATTGAGTTTGCAGTCtaaaaatccatgaaaacagtGAAAATCCAAAGTAAAAGCAACAGTTCAAAAGTTCAATTTACATCAAAAATTACCCCAGAACAAATAGGAATTAAAACTATAAATGAAACTAAACCGTTTAATAGACATGTGGTTACCGTTGAGTCCTCTATcgcaccgatccgtctaagtctggtgattacctgtacagataaaacagaaaggggtgagtttacgtaaacttagtACGTAATTCCCACAGAAGACATGCATACGGTCAAACAACAGTAATCCGTCAAAtgcagtttgggcctaagcctctttacagattcaatttcatatataaattagggccttagcccatctcagatatagTATGCATATAGCAACAGAAATCAGAGTCTTACCCACCATCCTCTACATACTATTTTCGACTATCCTTACACACTATCTCCGagtatccctacacaccatgtggggtttaaaacacccacccaaccctacatacCAAGTCATATCGAATACGGCACATATCACTAATATTGTAGTTGAGCTGCTAGATAATAGGCatgaaagcctttcagtacacttcttccAATAATCAATCATCCCATCCTAATGCAGATGCAACTAAACATGCTCAATGCAAATATACAGAATATATGCCAACATGCTAAAATTCAGTCATCAGTCATACATACAGATCAGTAAACATGTCTAGATTTAACATGCTCAATACATAAATTATATATTCAGATCACACGACTTAGGGTCTAGATTTAATATGTCTAGATTATATATTTCAATCATACATATAGATCAGTAAACATGTCTAGATTTAACATGCTCAATGCATAAAAttcagtaggttcacagtcgacttaggtaacccgtgcaaccttaggaaacattttagctaaatgggcccacatgcccatgtggcttgccTATTTGGGcttacatgcctgtgtggccaatacgcctagattggccttggccgtgtggatcacacggcctggcccaaattccacacgcctgtgtggactaCCCGTGTGGGCTTATACGCCTAGATCAGTTTgcctcgtgtggcccacacaaccGTACCCCAGCCATCACACGGTTGTGTCTTGCGCACGGCCTAGCCTTCATCGATCACATGGCCATGTTGTCACACACGACCTATCACACAGGTGACCACACGCTCGTTTGACGTCGACAGTAGCCTTTTTCGACTTTTGTCGAAAGCTTGATTTCTGCATTTCGGATACACACCTATTATCGTTTCGCTACGAAAACTATCCCGAGCCTTTCACAACCTAAAATTGAGAGGtccaaatttatcaattttaacaaaaCTCAAGCGAAAATACTTTATGATTACAGCCTTACAATATCACTAAACGCACTTGAATACTTACCGCAATCGAGCCAAAGTCTCCAACCCTTCAATTGCTGTTGAATCCTCAGCCAAAACTTGTCATTTGCCTAAACCGAAAGCAACATAAACAAACCCCTCATCAAACACTTAACCAAAAACATCAAGATTAAACAGAATAGGACTTACCGAACGAAATGAGTAGGAAATTGCACCCAAAGGGAAACTAATTGAGACCGAAAAGGAAAAGGGgaagaaaatcaaaagaaaatggATGAGGAAGATGGAAGCACAAGAAGGTAACAAAAAGAAAAGAGCTTTtggggaaaataaaataaaaataaaaataaactttgataACCCTTAACTCCCACTACTCAGGTTTCTTAGAAAAATTGAAACACTATAAGCCAACGGAGCAAAATATTTACAATCCCGCTTGTTTCAAGATTCGAACACAAGGCCTCCAACAACCCACACCACCtaaccactagactagcaggcctattctaaaattttcctacaaataattaaatataagcccacaCTTCAAACGCAAGGCTTAGAAcagaaaaacatcaaaattttccaaatactaggcttgaacttgggacctcacacacacacacctagaacacttaaccattagagcagatacacagttgtcaccatttcacaaaagccgaaatagaaattttggggtgttacagtgatagTCATACTCACATGACAGATGAGATTTGTAAGCCACCTAGTTCTACGATACCACTGTAAATTCAAACATTCATTGGAACTATAACCATGTCTATCTCAAacaagaataaaaataaatttacaaacTTCTAATTTCCAATcgtaagaaaaaaaaataattttcaccTAAGTGAAAACGTGCCCTACAGATAGAGCAGTGAAAACGTACCCTGTAGTAGAGGTGTATAAAATTCGGGTAAAACCAAAAAATTttggttaaccgaccgaattcGGTTAATCGGTCAGTTAATCGAATTAACTCAGTCGAGGGttgattaataattttttaagttttcagTTAACGATTAATTCGGTTTGAAACCGGTCGATTAACCGAATTTTTTTGGtttaaccaaaaaaattaataaataaaattataatatataaatagcccactattcatccaaacccaatccaacataaacccaaTTTAATATGTATAAACCCaagtacccaacccaacccaattacccaacccaaccataaaaattacaaataatttaataaataaaaataaaaatctaaaactaaaagTAAAAGTCTAAAGTAACAGATGacagaaataaaaaaaatccctgaataagtCCCTAACCTTCAAAATCCCTAATTGAAATCTCCTAGAATCTTTCTATTGTCACTGCTAAGCCAACCACCTTCGTGAACCGTCTGGCGTCTACCAGGTCACTATCACCGGCGAGTTGAGGTAGGCTTTTACTCTTGAAAATTTGGGTACTATTTTACTACTTGCTTATTTTACATCTTGACCAAGTGTCTTGAATTCCTTCCATCGCATTTAATCTAGTTCACATCGCCGGATTTTCCCTATGTTACCAGTCATTTTTGGGAATGCCCTTATTTGTTTTTTGAGAAATGTCTCTTTTATCTAGGAGTGGCAAGTGTATATATAGT encodes:
- the LOC108474617 gene encoding UDP-galactose transporter 1 — protein: MEEGRFLQWGVFRSLLAILQWWGFNVTVIIMNKWIFQKLDFKFPLSVSCVHFICSSIGAYLVIKVLKLKPLIAVDPEDRWKRIFPMSFVFCINIVLGNVSLRYIPVSFMQTIKSFTPATTVFLQWLVWRKYFDRRIWASLVPIVGGILLTSVTELSFNMFGFCAALFGCLATSTKTILAESLLHGYKFDSINTVYYMAPFATMILAVPALLLEGNGVMDWFHAHPAPWAALIIIFSSGVLAFCLNFSIFYVIHSTTAVTFNVAGNLKVAVAVLISWLIFRNPISGLNAVGCGITLLGCTFYGYVRHMLSQQTPGTPRTPRTPRKKMELLPLVNNEKLDDKV